TCAAGCTTGAACTCGGTCTGTATGATAGCGACTAAACCGTCTATGCCTCTTCGGAGATCTGTTTTGCCACAGGCTATGTAGATATGATCCAGCTTATCGGCTATACCGTTAAGGACTCCCTGCCCTCTCATAGGGCAGAGAGCATTTTTAGAACAGCTGACACGGTGTCCCTGTCAGCTCCGTTGTGAACGGCCATAAGGTTGCTCCCTACGCTGAGGGTAACCGCTATATTCGAGGGAGAACAGGACAGAACCCGACGTTGCTCCATAGGTTTTATCTCGGCAAATACCGATGTCTTACGCTCCTGCTGTTCCGCCTCTTTGCAGGCAGCTTTGCGGACCTGGTTTTGACGGTAATAATAGGTATGAACGTGGATTCCCTTGGATTTACACCAGGCCCTTACGGTCATTCCGCTGGAACGACAGTCATTGATATGATCTGCCCAGATCTTTAAGGTCTCTGCTAGCTTAGCTTCTTGGTTCGTCATCATTGGTCTACCACCCCCGTACTGATTGAGTTCCCTTCAGTCTTCATCGTGGGGCGATTATCTCACGCCGATGATGATGCTACGAGGTACTGCTAGCTTTGACGCTTACAGAGTAATTCAGGATAACATCGGCAAGTTTATCCACAAACAACGCCATAGGCCCCGGCCTAAAATCACCGTTTCCCAGGTCGCAAAATCCCTGG
This window of the Dethiosulfovibrio salsuginis genome carries:
- the tnpA gene encoding IS66 family insertion sequence element accessory protein TnpA; protein product: MMTNQEAKLAETLKIWADHINDCRSSGMTVRAWCKSKGIHVHTYYYRQNQVRKAACKEAEQQERKTSVFAEIKPMEQRRVLSCSPSNIAVTLSVGSNLMAVHNGADRDTVSAVLKMLSAL
- the tnpB gene encoding IS66 family insertion sequence element accessory protein TnpB translates to MRGQGVLNGIADKLDHIYIACGKTDLRRGIDGLVAIIQTEFKL